Below is a window of Candidatus Eisenbacteria bacterium DNA.
GTCTACCGCGCGAAGGACCTGCGCCTCGGCCGTGAGGTGGCGGTCAAAGTCCTCCCGGCGGAGGTCGCGTCGTCTCCGGATCGCCTCGCCCGATTCGAACGCGAAGCGAGAAC
It encodes the following:
- a CDS encoding serine/threonine protein kinase, with the translated sequence MQLSPKTQLGTYEILGPLGAGGMGEVYRAKDLRLGREVAVKVLPAEVASSPDRLARFEREART